Proteins from a single region of Plasmodium brasilianum strain Bolivian I chromosome 13, whole genome shotgun sequence:
- a CDS encoding transcription elongation factor SPT6, with translation MMSSTNENKKDLQQNDEEGVIGESTNLKRKNEGFFVRNFKRLKHKLHEKDEEGNKVGGNMGEEHNVQELNNNDIVTNTNDLKTNSAFSKSDTIGDMDISNNYKYNKKSKKIIDEDYGNDREKIEEKEEYKEEDNNNNYNSHNSDDNDDNYNDNRNRNNSGNNNNNNDNGNSSNSDNNNNNNSINKNVKSINDNSKITIKKSTKYDSTKNKNEIKAVNNSTNETEQTKCKDRELNVLSERVMKRFKKSKKEKGFHKKKGGEMWGEDEEEDEEEDEEEDDEEEEDVKKGKNVEGKEEMKEKEVEDDNDVEDDNDVEDDDDVEDDDDVEDDDDVEDDDDVEDDNDDEEEEEEEEDAEADGDDDEMRGFIVDSEDEEDEEKDEEGKKKKKKKKKKI, from the coding sequence ATGATGAGTTCGAcgaatgaaaacaaaaaggaCCTTCAACAAAATGATGAAGAAGGGGTAATAGGAGAGTCAACAAAtttgaagagaaaaaatgaagGGTTTTTCGTCCGAAACTTTAAAAGATTGAAACATAAATTGCATGAAAAGGATGAGGAGGGGAATAAAGTCGGGGGAAATATGGGGGAAGAGCATAATGTCCAGGaactaaataataatgacatCGTAACAAACACAAATGATCTAAAGACGAACTCAGCTTTTTCAAAAAGTGATACGATTGGAGATATGGATATTTCAAACAATTACAAGtacaacaaaaaaagtaaaaaaattatagatgAAGATTATGGAAATGATCgtgaaaaaatagaagagaAGGAAGAGTACAAAGAGGAagacaataataataattataatagtcATAATAGTgatgataatgatgataattataatgataatagaaatagaaataatagtggtaacaataacaacaataatgataatggtaacagtagtaatagtgataataataataataataatagtattaataaaaatgtcaAGTCTATAAACGATAATAGCAAAATTACTATTAAAAAGTCGACCAAATATGATagcacaaaaaataaaaatgaaataaaagcAGTAAATAATAGTACAAACGAAACAGAACAGACTAAATGTAAAGACAGGGAGCTAAATGTACTAAGTGAGAGAGTAATGAAGCGATTCAAAAAAAGTAAGAAGGAGAAAGGTTTTCACAAGAAAAAGGGGGGGGAAATGTGGGgagaagatgaagaagaagatgaagaagaagatgaagaagaagatgatgaagaagaagaggatGTTAAGAAAGGAAAGAATGTTGAGGGAAAAGAAGAGATGAAAGAGAAAGAAGTTGAGGATGATAATGACGTTGAGGATGATAATGATGTTGAGGATGATGATGACGTTGAGGATGATGATGACGTTGAGGATGATGATGACGTTGAGGATGATGATGACGTTGAGGATGATAATGACGatgaggaagaagaagaagaggaagaggaCGCTGAAGCGGATGGTGATGACGATGAAATGAGGGGATTTATTGTCGATAGtgaagatgaagaagatgAGGAAAAGGatgaagaaggaaaaaaaaaaaaaaaaaaaaaaaaaaaaaaaatatga
- a CDS encoding tubby domain-containing protein produces the protein MELYTNEWEYKQKRLEGIIKKEFYYKENVIRDCEKNITGGFIARNMYSLKEYCECAKCDFTILIITEYIKKECVLDNYIFAYKKLYDNIDKYIYKISKVEDIDLIIENDFLRKNDILQKKPKNKKRNVGENYIEMETFTMSIILKIKTQILNSFPMLKSILKNLTSDNSSSYYINNRTGIIEKLKKKIYSYCCNKERNTIEGHTRRRNDLVDTKIKMEHPNMANICANATSDFDEYTNNGTSYPCNLGEINNNDCDIYSDRICYDSADVGNYKQDINGEKHNPIYSYDLCSSTLCSNLCTINSNDCISKNSGINFTTDINIRNETRGTHEYTKEKIQPYSYSSKTNGLLTSLKFYEIKITTNKNLVSLKSILLLIEVVCLFHSYFIKCVLEKEKKEKINFIQLHEFKLKQIFCDEYNYLTFYNIILGKLRKKKKDDNVIYNDFSSVVRKKECDGKNFGEGTNNAYFKKQNVSSKGICWTYENGNFSNDVNVFFPGNNGMYSYNDYNGIFRTRRMNICNIVDEDPFYESPNKLELLVKNKCCMYEENCSYKHVSYEALSKEKIKEISLSEKEIERIHNYINYVFNSIMEECDTYFHIEFLFTLHTFQLKFLFNILKTLLLRKNLEDDLLIMLTYCAYKIKNKEIMDYCFWRLISIFENEHFPDSWVVLDNKVNNQLKKKYKEMKNNLKEKKEKKYRKENYRSSIFYETLNLMQGSNENRNNITEIDVNNGNFYFKKNLIDKNIFVSFIKKTKKDFLHYNDIPKGYVINEIQRLRNFNDYYSCCYILKNNKKQKILMAFKKRGENKVYIYKYDKNIKKKYKTVKTFFNISGFLGILICNFTGMKIRIYDNGISEKFSNFFPSFERNNVISIRFESNIISELPRHFICNIYKENKNIKIIYENKCPIWNDEKEIYELPFYGRVKLASAKNLQLILKKCVVSNSKKDLFLNKNINDVIEYVSNQHSSSKSNSDVDNTYEREGSCNNASTTATTYETYFFESKNAEGNNKTEEENSKKVVKKNFSFDIIKNNLKSKKKEEKFEIINKDEEEIFLIFGKNSKDYFTLDFRHPLSSFEAFSIAISSLLKKKAVS, from the coding sequence ATGGAATTGTACACAAATGAGTGGGAATATAAGCAAAAACGCCTAGAaggtataataaaaaaagaattttattataaagaaaatgtaataagagattgtgaaaaaaatataactggAGGATTTATAGCAAGGAACATGTACAGTTTGAAAGAATATTGTGAATGCGCAAAATGTgattttacaatattaataataacggaatatataaaaaaggagtgTGTGCTcgataattatatttttgcttataaaaaattatatgacaatatagataaatatatttacaaaatttcaAAAGTAGAAGATATCGATCTTATTATTGAAAACGACTTTTTACgcaaaaatgatatattacaaaagaaaccaaaaaataaaaaaagaaatgtgggagaaaattatatagaaatGGAAACATTTACCATGtcaattatattaaaaataaaaactcaAATTTTGAATTCTTTTCCCAtgttaaaaagtattttaaaaaacttaaCCTCGGATAATTCTAGCAgctattatattaataacagGACCGGAATAATAGAGaagttaaaaaagaaaatttacaGTTATTGTTGTAACAAGGAAAGAAACACCATTGAAGGACATACAAGAAGAAGAAATGATTTGGTGGatacaaaaattaagatGGAGCACCCAAATATGGCGAATATATGTGCTAATGCTACATCAGATTTTGACGAATATACAAATAACGGCACTTCTTATCCGTGCAATTTAGGTGAAATTAACAACAACGATTGTGATATTTACAGTGATCGTATCTGTTATGACAGCGCTGATGTAGGAAATTACAAACAGGATATTAATGGTGAAAAACACAATCCCATTTACAGTTATGACTTATGCAGTTCTACCCTTTGCAGTAATCTGTGTACTATTAACTCAAACGATTGCATTAGTAAAAATAGCGGCATAAATTTTACTACTGACATAAACATCAGAAATGAAACGAGGGGAACACATGAGTACACAAAAGAGAAGATACAGCCATACAGTTATTCTTCTAAAACGAATGGGTTATTGacttctttaaaattttatgagataaaaataacgacaaacaaaaatttagTAAGTCTGAAGAGCATCCTTCTGTTAATTGAAGTGGTGTGTTTGTTCCACtcgtattttattaaatgcgtattagaaaaagaaaaaaaagagaaaataaattttatacaaCTCCACGAATTTAAACTAAAGCAGATATTTTGTgatgaatataattatttaacgttttataacattattttGGGAAAgctgaggaaaaaaaaaaaggatgacaatgttatatataacgATTTTAGTAGCGTAGTACGGAAGAAGGAGTGTGATGGTAAGAATTTTGGGGAGGGTACAAACAATGCTTATTTTAAGAAGCAAAATGTATCGAGTAAAGGCATTTGTTGGACTTATGAAAATGGAAATTTCTCAAATGATGTAAACGTTTTTTTTCCAGGTAATAATGGaatgtattcatataatgATTATAACGGTATATTTCGTACTCGTCGGatgaatatatgtaacatTGTAGATGAGGACCCATTCTATGAGAGCCCGAATAAACTTGAACTATtggttaaaaataaatgctgCATGTATGAAGAAAACTGTTCATATAAACACGTTTCGTACGAAGCGCTatcaaaggaaaaaataaaagaaatctCTTTAAGCGAAAAGGAAATTGAGAGAATacataattacataaattatgtattcaACAGTATTATGGAAGAATGTGATACATATTTTCACATTGAGTTTTTATTTACTCTACACACGTTTCAACTAAagtttttgtttaatattttaaaaacgcTATTACTAAGAAAGAATTTAGAAGATGACCTACTAATAATGTTAACATATTGTGCCTACAAAATTAAGAACAAAGAAATAATGGATTACTGTTTTTGGAGACTTATAAGCATTTTTGAAAATGAGCATTTTCCAGATAGCTGGGTTGTATTAGATAACAAAGTGAATAATCagttgaagaaaaaatataaagagatgaagaataatttgaaagagaaaaaagaaaaaaaatataggaaagaaaattatcgtagtagtatattttatgaaactTTAAATCTTATGCAGGGAAGTAATGAAAATAGAAACAATATAACTGAGATAGACGTAAATAAtggaaatttttattttaagaaaaatttaattgacaagaatatatttgtcagttttataaagaaaacgAAGAAAGATTTTCTGCATTATAATGATATACCAAAAGGTTATGTTATTAATGAAATACAGAGACTACGAAATTTCAATGATTATTATTCTTGttgctatattttaaaaaataataaaaagcaaaaaatattaatggcTTTTAAAAAGAGGGGAGAAAATAAagtctatatatataaatatgataaaaatataaaaaaaaaatataaaactgtgaaaacattttttaacatatcaGGATTTTTAggtatattaatatgtaacTTTACAGGAATGAAAATTAGAATATATGATAATGGGATATCAGAAAagttttctaattttttcccATCTTTTGAGAGAAACAATGTAATATCGATTAGGTTTGAATCAAATATTATAAGTGAATTGCCAAGACATttcatatgtaatatatataaagaaaataaaaatataaaaattatttatgaaaacaAATGCCCCATATGGaatgatgaaaaagaaatttatgaGCTACCTTTTTATGGTAGAGTTAAATTGGCAAGCGCAAAAAATTTGcagttaattttaaaaaaatgtgttgTTAGTAATTCCAagaaagatttatttttaaacaaaaacataaatgaTGTTATTGAGTATGTAAGCAATCAACATAGTAGCAGTAAAAGCAATTCGGACGTGGATAACACATATGAGAGGGAAGGCAGTTGTAATAATGCTTCTACAACTGCCACCACGTACGAAACATATTTCTTTGAGTCTAAAAATGCGGAAGGGAATAATAAAACTGAAGAAGAAAATTCAAAGAAGGTcgtcaaaaaaaatttttcctttgatattatcaaaaataacttaaaaagcaaaaaaaaggaggaaaagtttgaaattataaacaaagatgaagaagaaatatttttaatttttggtaAAAACTCAAAGGATTATTTTACGTTAGATTTCCGCCATCCTTTATCTTCCTTTGAAGCATTTTCCATAGCTATTTCGTCgttactgaaaaaaaaag